From the Thermodesulfobacteriota bacterium genome, the window ATCGCGGCCTGGCTTCCGTGCCTGGCGATCACCGTCCTGCATTACCGCGTCGGCCCCCATCACGCGTGGGTCCACGACGTCCTCCGCCGGCTCTACTACCTGCCGATCCTCTTCGCCGCCTTTTCGGGCGGCACCCGCGGCGGCGTCGCCGTCTCCGTCTTCGCCTCGCTGGTCTATCTCCCCCACGCTTTCACCCGGCTGCTGGGGCACGATCCGGGAGACGCGCTCGAAAAAGGGCTCGAGATCCTTTTGTATAACATCGTCGCCGTCGCGGCCGGCCTCCTCGTGGACCGCGAGCGGCGGGAGCGCGCGAAGCAGGAGCAACTGGCGCAGCGGCTGGGCGAGGCGCTCGATGAGCAACGGAGGACGGAGGCGCAGCTCATCCGCGCGGGACGCCTCGGGGCGCTGGGGGAGCTGACCGCGGGGATCGCGCACGAGATCAAGAACCCGCTCCACGGCCTCAAGGGGACGGCGGAGATCCTGCGGGACGCCATCCCGGACGGCGCTCCGGAGCGCAGGATGCTGGATCTCCACATCTCGGAGATCGACCGGCTCGGAAGCACCGCCGACCGGTTCCTCTCCTTCGCGAGGCCGCTTGCCGCCGACCGGCGGCCGGTCGAGCCGCGCGCGCTGGTCGAGCGCGTTGCGGCGCTGATCTCCGCGCAGGCGCGGAAGGAGGGTGTGGAGACGACGGTCGATCTCCCCGGCCCGGGGGAGATCCCGCGCGTGACCGGGGACCCCGAGCTGCTGGCCCAGCTCCTGCTCAACATCGCGCTGAACGGCGTGCAGGCGATGGCCCCCGCCGGCGGCGGCCGGCTGACGCTCGGGGTGCGCGCGGTGAGGGAGGGGCCAAGGCGATTCGTGCGCTTCCGGATCGCGAACGACGGCCCGCACATCCCGGAGGACCGGCTGGAGAAGATCTTCGACCCGTTCTACACTACGCGGGACGGCGGCACGGGGCTCGGACTGTCCATCTGCTCGCGCATCGCGGACCAGCACGAAGGAGTCCTCGAGGTGAGGAACCTTCCGGGAGGGAAAGGGGTGGAGTTCACGTTGACCCTGGGGGCGGAGAAGCGCGGATGAGGCGCGCCCGTCCGCTCGCCTCCGTCCTTTTGCTCCTGGGAGCGCTTGCCCTCGCATCCTGCGAGGCGCCCGGGAAGCGGGGCGGCTTCGAGGCCGCCGCGCCGAAGGATCTGTCCGGGCGGAAGATCGCCGTCGTGGCCACCACCGGCATGGTCGCGGAGCTGGCGGCGCAGGTCGGCGGAGATCGGGTCGAGGTGCGCGCCTTGATGGGACCCGGCGTGGATCCGCACCTCTACAAGGCGAGCGAGGGCGACGTCATCCGTATGGCTTCCGCGGACGCGGTCTTCTTCAACGGCCTTCACCTCGAGGGGAAGATGGCGGAGGTCTTCGAGCGGATGAAGGGGCGCATCCGGACCTTCGCGGTGACGGACGCGATCGACCGGGAAAAGCTGCTGCGCCCCCCCGAGTTCGAAGGGGCCTACGACCCCCACGTCTGGTTCGACGTGACGCTCTGGATGGACGCATCGAGGGCCGCGGAAGGGGCTTTCGCAGAGATGGACCCGGCGCATGCGGACGTCTATCGCGCGAACGGGAAGAGGTACCGGGAACGGCTGGAAGCGCTCGACCGGTACGTCAGGGAGCGGGCCTCCTCCGTGCCGCCCGAAAAGCGGGTGCTCATCACCGCCCACGACGCCTTCAACTACTTCGGGAGAGCCTACGGCTTCCAGGTCCGCGGGCTCCAGGGGATCAGCACTGTGTCCGAGGCGGGCGCGGCCGACATCCAGGCGCTGGCCCGCCTGATCGCGGAGAACGGGATCCCGGCCGTCTTCGTCGAGTCGTCGGTGCCGCCCCGCTACATCGAGGCGCTGCAGGAAGCGGTCCAGGCGCGGGGGTTCCGCGTGCGGATCGGGGGAAGCCTCTTCTCCGACGCCATGGGCGATCCCGGCACGCCGGAGGGGAGCTACGACGGGATGGTGCGCCACAACATCGATACGATCGCCGCCGCGCTGTCCGGATCCGCCGATCCGAGGCGGGGGGGCGCGGGAGGAGGGGAACGTTGACGCTTTCCGAAGGCGGCGCGCCGGCCATCCAGGTGGACGACCTGACCGTGGCCTACGGGGAGAGGCCGGTGCTGTGGGACGTCGACATGGAGGTCCCCCCGGGCGTCCTGATGGCGGTGGTGGGCCCCAACGGCGCGGGGAAGACGACGCTGATCAAGGCCGTCACCGGGCTGATCCGGCCGGTCGCGGGCAGCGTCGAGATCTTCGGGAAGCCGTACCCGGAGCAGCGGCACCTGGTGGGATACGTCCCCCAGCGCAGCAGCGTGGACTGGGACTTCCCCACGACGGTCCTCGACGTCGTCATGATGGGGCGGTACGGCGGGCTGGGGTGGCTCCGGCGTCCGGGCAAGGCCGAGCGGACGCTCGCGCTGGAGGCGCTGGACAAGGTCGGGATGGCCGAGTTCTCCGGCCGCCAGATCCGCCAGCTCTCCGGAGGGCAGCAGCAGCGGGTCTTCCTCGCGCGGGCGATCGTTCAGGACGCGCACGTCTACCTGATGGACGAGCCGTTCCAGGGGGTGGACGCGACGACCGAGCGCGCCATCGTGGCGCTCCTTAAGGACATGCGGGGGCGCGGGAAGACCGTCGTGGTCGTCCACCATGATCTGCAGACCGTCCCGGAGTATTTCGACTGGGTGACGCTGCTCAACGTGCGGTGCGTGGCGAGCGGTCCCGTGGACCAGGTTTTCACCGACCGGAACCTCCGCCTGGCCTACGGCGGGCGCGTCTCCTACCTTTCGCACCACGGTCCCGGCGAGACGCTTTCCGGGGAAGGGTGACGGCTTCCATGGGGACGGCGCTGGATCTCCTGGGAGAGCTGGTCTGGAACCATACCCTCCGGACCGTCGGGACGGGGGCGATCTTCCTGGGGATCGTCAACGGCGTCCTGGGCTCCTTCGCCGTCCTCCGGAAACAGAGCCTGCTGGGCGATGCCATCTCCCACGCCGCGCTGCCGGGAATCGCCCTGGCGTTCCTCCTGACGGGGAGCAAGTCGAACCTGTCCCTCCTCCTGGGCGCAGCGGCCGCCGGATGGATCGGCACGCTGTTCATCATGAGCGTTGTGAAGAACACCCGGATCAAGTACGACACCGCGCTCGGCCTGGTGCTGTCCGTCTTCTTCGGCTTCGGGCTGATCCTTTTGACCTACATCCAGCGGATGCCCGTGGCGGCCCAGGCGGGGCTCGACACGTTCCTGTTCGGGCAGGCCGCGACGCTGCTTAGGCGGGACGTCTTGACGATCGGGATCCTGGGAGCGGGAGTCCTCGCCGTCGTCCTCGCGTTCTGGAAGGAGTTCAAGCTGCTCTGCTTCGATCCCGACTTCGCCCACAGCCTCGGCTTTTCCGTGCGGGCGCTCGATATCCTCGTGACCACCCTCCTCGTCACTTCGATCGTGATCGGCCTTCAGACCGTCGGGGTCGTGCTGATGAGCGCGATGGTCGTCGCGCCGGCGGCGGCGGCGCGGCAGTGGACCGACCGCCTCGGAACGATGGTCGTTGTTTCCGCTCTTTTCGGGGCGCTGGCGGGAGGCAGCGGGGCATTGGCTAGCAGCGTCACGGCGCACCTGCCCACGGGGCCGACGATCGTCGTCTGCCTGAGCGCGATCGTGATCGTCTCCCTGCTGCTGGCGCCGAACCGGGGAATCGTCTGGAACTGGGCGCGGGAGCGCGCCAACCGGCGCCGCATCATGACCGATGCGGTCCTGGCCGACCTGTACGTGCTGGCCGTGCGGCACGAGGATCCGGGCCACGGCCACCCGATCTCCGTCCTGCGAGCCATGAGCATGGGGCACGGAGGCGTCGACCGGAGTCTGAAGCTGCTCCGGCAGCGGGGGCTCGTCCGGAAGACGGAAACGGTGACGTGGTCCCTCACGCCGGCGGGGCTGGAGGAGGCACGGCGGCTTGCCGGGAAGGGGGACGGGGAGGAGACGCCGTGACCGCCCCGCAGATCGAGATCCAGGTCATCGCCGTGCTGGTGGCGGTCTCCTGCGCGCTGCCCGGGACGTTCCTGGTCCTGCGCCGGATGGCGATGATGAGCGACGCCATCAGCCACGCCATCCTCCTCGGGATTGTTTTGGCGTTCTTCGCGACAGGGGACCTCACGTCGCCGCTGCTCGTCGCCGCCGCCGCAATGACCGGCGTGCTGACGGTGAGCCTTGTGGAGCTGCTGAACCGGACGGGGCTCGTCCGGGAGGACGCCGCCATGGGGTTGACGTTCCCCGCGCTGTTCAGCATCGGGGTCATCCTCGTTGCGCGGTATGCGGGCAGCATCCACCTGGACACCGACTCCGTCCTGCTGGGGGAGCTCGCGTTCGCGCCCTTCAATCGTCTGACGGTGTGGGGGTACGACATCGGCCCGAGGGCGCTCTACATGATGGCGGGGATTGCGGCGCTGAACGTCCTGTTCATCGCGGTCTTCTACAAGGAGCTCAAGCTCGCCACGTTCGATCCGGCGCTGGCCGCGGTCCTCGGATTCTCCCCCGGGGTTCTCCATTACGCCTCGATGGCGCTGGTTTCCCTGACGGCGGTCGGCTCCTTCGACGCGGTGGGTTCGATCCTCGTGGTGGCGCTGATGATCGCCCCTCCCGCGACGGCCTATCTCCTCGTCGACCGGCTGTCGCACATGCTCGCGCTGAGCGCGCTCCTGGGGGCCGCGGGCGCGGTGGCCGGCTACTGGGTGGCGCACGTCCTCGACGCCTCCATCGCCGGCTCCATGGCCTCCATGTCCGGGCTGCTGTTCGTCGCGGCGTACCTGGCCGCCCCGCAGCGCGGACTGGTCTCCATCCTGCTGCGGCGAGCGCGGCAGCGGCTGGAATTCGCGCAGAGGATGCTCATCGTCCACCTGTACCACCACGAGGGCGTCCCGGAGGCGGACCGGGAGAACCGCGTCGAGCATCTCCACGCGCACCTGAAATGGAAGCGCTCCTTCGCGGAGCGCGTCGTCTTCGCGGCCGGGAA encodes:
- a CDS encoding metal ABC transporter permease, which codes for MGTALDLLGELVWNHTLRTVGTGAIFLGIVNGVLGSFAVLRKQSLLGDAISHAALPGIALAFLLTGSKSNLSLLLGAAAAGWIGTLFIMSVVKNTRIKYDTALGLVLSVFFGFGLILLTYIQRMPVAAQAGLDTFLFGQAATLLRRDVLTIGILGAGVLAVVLAFWKEFKLLCFDPDFAHSLGFSVRALDILVTTLLVTSIVIGLQTVGVVLMSAMVVAPAAAARQWTDRLGTMVVVSALFGALAGGSGALASSVTAHLPTGPTIVVCLSAIVIVSLLLAPNRGIVWNWARERANRRRIMTDAVLADLYVLAVRHEDPGHGHPISVLRAMSMGHGGVDRSLKLLRQRGLVRKTETVTWSLTPAGLEEARRLAGKGDGEETP
- a CDS encoding metal ABC transporter permease, translating into MTAPQIEIQVIAVLVAVSCALPGTFLVLRRMAMMSDAISHAILLGIVLAFFATGDLTSPLLVAAAAMTGVLTVSLVELLNRTGLVREDAAMGLTFPALFSIGVILVARYAGSIHLDTDSVLLGELAFAPFNRLTVWGYDIGPRALYMMAGIAALNVLFIAVFYKELKLATFDPALAAVLGFSPGVLHYASMALVSLTAVGSFDAVGSILVVALMIAPPATAYLLVDRLSHMLALSALLGAAGAVAGYWVAHVLDASIAGSMASMSGLLFVAAYLAAPQRGLVSILLRRARQRLEFAQRMLIVHLYHHEGVPEADRENRVEHLHAHLKWKRSFAERVVFAAGKKGLLERRDGFLALTDDGRNAAREAIAG
- a CDS encoding zinc ABC transporter substrate-binding protein, encoding MRRARPLASVLLLLGALALASCEAPGKRGGFEAAAPKDLSGRKIAVVATTGMVAELAAQVGGDRVEVRALMGPGVDPHLYKASEGDVIRMASADAVFFNGLHLEGKMAEVFERMKGRIRTFAVTDAIDREKLLRPPEFEGAYDPHVWFDVTLWMDASRAAEGAFAEMDPAHADVYRANGKRYRERLEALDRYVRERASSVPPEKRVLITAHDAFNYFGRAYGFQVRGLQGISTVSEAGAADIQALARLIAENGIPAVFVESSVPPRYIEALQEAVQARGFRVRIGGSLFSDAMGDPGTPEGSYDGMVRHNIDTIAAALSGSADPRRGGAGGGER
- a CDS encoding metal ABC transporter ATP-binding protein; its protein translation is MTLSEGGAPAIQVDDLTVAYGERPVLWDVDMEVPPGVLMAVVGPNGAGKTTLIKAVTGLIRPVAGSVEIFGKPYPEQRHLVGYVPQRSSVDWDFPTTVLDVVMMGRYGGLGWLRRPGKAERTLALEALDKVGMAEFSGRQIRQLSGGQQQRVFLARAIVQDAHVYLMDEPFQGVDATTERAIVALLKDMRGRGKTVVVVHHDLQTVPEYFDWVTLLNVRCVASGPVDQVFTDRNLRLAYGGRVSYLSHHGPGETLSGEG
- a CDS encoding ATP-binding protein, which produces MDELRPLFTRRMLIAAWLPCLAITVLHYRVGPHHAWVHDVLRRLYYLPILFAAFSGGTRGGVAVSVFASLVYLPHAFTRLLGHDPGDALEKGLEILLYNIVAVAAGLLVDRERRERAKQEQLAQRLGEALDEQRRTEAQLIRAGRLGALGELTAGIAHEIKNPLHGLKGTAEILRDAIPDGAPERRMLDLHISEIDRLGSTADRFLSFARPLAADRRPVEPRALVERVAALISAQARKEGVETTVDLPGPGEIPRVTGDPELLAQLLLNIALNGVQAMAPAGGGRLTLGVRAVREGPRRFVRFRIANDGPHIPEDRLEKIFDPFYTTRDGGTGLGLSICSRIADQHEGVLEVRNLPGGKGVEFTLTLGAEKRG